One genomic window of Panulirus ornatus isolate Po-2019 chromosome 14, ASM3632096v1, whole genome shotgun sequence includes the following:
- the LOC139753167 gene encoding MIF-like protein mif-2, which translates to MPIITFRTNLASEKLSEDFHLALSAKLAEALGKPEERVSVTVETDCRMSRGGSLDPVCEIHVASIGLDTREKTLPVASTITSFLTKYTGVPPTRIVMTFRPLQPYLVAVNGVLMG; encoded by the exons ATGCCTATCATAACATTCAGAACCAACTTGGCCAGTGAGAAATTATCAGAGGATTTTCACCTCGCCTTATCAGCGAAGCTGGCTGAAGCACTGGGGAAACCTGAAGAA CGAGTGTCGGTGACGGTGGAAACGGACTGCCGGATGAGCCGTGGAGGCAGCCTGGACCCAGTGTGTGAGATTCATGTCGCCTCTATTGGCCTGGACACCCGCGAAAAGACCTTACCTGTCGCCAGTACTATTACCAGTTTCCTCACGAAGTACACCGGCGTCCCTCCAACCAG GATTGTCATGACGTTCAGGCCGTTGCAGCCGTACCTGGTGGCTGTGAACGGTGTATTGATGGGCTGA